Proteins from a genomic interval of Candidatus Hydrogenedentota bacterium:
- a CDS encoding DUF72 domain-containing protein: MPAGKLHVGTSGWSYAHWARGRFYPRGLKAGEWLQFFAERFATVEVNTTFYRLPGETMVTRWAAVTPPDFRFALKLWRRITHEKRLIDCGEEVREFFAAVAPLGAKRGPLLVQLPPSQRRDTARLDTFLADLKEAAGRTPWHVAVECRNRDWIGDELTDVLDRHDAALCLADMPRCSTTEPNASSFVYVRRHGPTGHYQERYSGAVIRKDAARVREWLDAGREVFVYFNNDIEGYAVENARELIEAVENVHHET; encoded by the coding sequence ATGCCAGCTGGAAAGCTGCACGTGGGGACGAGTGGTTGGAGCTATGCCCACTGGGCCAGGGGCCGGTTTTATCCCAGGGGGCTGAAGGCGGGCGAATGGTTGCAGTTCTTTGCAGAGCGTTTCGCTACCGTAGAGGTAAACACAACCTTTTATCGCCTGCCAGGCGAGACGATGGTCACGCGCTGGGCCGCAGTCACGCCGCCAGACTTCCGGTTCGCACTCAAGCTGTGGCGGCGCATCACGCATGAAAAGCGTCTTATTGACTGCGGGGAAGAAGTCCGGGAGTTCTTCGCCGCAGTGGCGCCTCTGGGTGCGAAGCGGGGTCCCCTGCTCGTTCAGCTACCCCCATCGCAACGGCGCGACACGGCGCGGCTGGACACGTTCCTCGCGGACCTGAAGGAGGCGGCGGGGCGCACCCCATGGCATGTGGCCGTGGAGTGCCGGAACCGCGACTGGATTGGCGACGAACTCACGGACGTGCTGGACCGGCATGACGCGGCGTTGTGTCTCGCTGACATGCCGCGCTGTTCAACGACTGAACCCAATGCCTCGAGCTTCGTGTACGTGCGGCGGCACGGCCCCACGGGTCATTACCAGGAGCGTTACAGCGGCGCCGTCATCAGGAAGGATGCCGCGAGAGTGCGTGAATGGCTCGATGCCGGCCGCGAAGTGTTCGTCTATTTCAACAACGATATCGAGGGGTACGCAGTTGAAAACGCCCGGGAGTTGATAGAAGCCGTCGAGAATGTCCATCACGAAACCTGA
- a CDS encoding twin-arginine translocation signal domain-containing protein — MSTISRRGFIKSAAMGSGVAGCLLAGAEKVAASPLGLPIGCQVWPLRLMLKDFPAFVKKIAGIGVTDLELCSPIGYGDEFAPLADPKGVKTILTDHGLKSVSSHFSMDELRNSQEKSIEWAKEIGITQMITASLGDGNGGNHPTLDQVKKAAEEYNRIAAIAAKAGIQQGLHNEGFEMSSVDGTRTYDMLLEMLDPALVKFQFQMSAIAAGFVAADYFIKYPGRFFSMHLQDIDMSAAPPSGGDTQGGRRAGRRPQVALGKGSIDWVKTFTAAKVGGVKNYYVEQNWELTQQSVAYLKMLNV; from the coding sequence ATGAGCACGATATCGAGACGCGGTTTCATCAAGAGTGCGGCGATGGGATCCGGCGTGGCAGGATGCCTGCTGGCAGGCGCGGAGAAAGTCGCGGCGAGCCCCTTGGGATTGCCCATTGGATGCCAGGTCTGGCCCCTGCGTCTGATGCTCAAGGACTTTCCGGCATTCGTGAAGAAGATTGCCGGGATCGGTGTGACCGATCTCGAGTTGTGTTCGCCGATCGGCTACGGCGACGAGTTCGCGCCGCTCGCGGACCCGAAGGGCGTGAAGACCATCCTAACGGACCACGGCCTGAAATCCGTGAGTTCCCACTTCTCCATGGACGAGTTGCGAAACTCACAGGAGAAGAGCATCGAGTGGGCCAAAGAAATCGGCATCACGCAGATGATTACCGCCAGCTTGGGGGACGGAAACGGGGGCAACCACCCGACGCTCGACCAGGTGAAGAAGGCGGCGGAGGAGTACAACCGAATCGCCGCTATCGCCGCGAAGGCCGGCATACAGCAGGGCTTGCACAACGAAGGCTTCGAGATGTCGTCGGTGGATGGCACGCGGACCTATGACATGTTGCTGGAAATGCTCGATCCGGCGTTGGTCAAGTTCCAGTTTCAGATGTCCGCCATCGCTGCGGGCTTTGTCGCCGCCGATTACTTCATCAAATACCCGGGCCGTTTCTTTTCGATGCATCTGCAGGACATCGATATGAGCGCAGCCCCCCCATCGGGCGGCGATACGCAGGGAGGGCGGCGCGCAGGCCGGCGGCCGCAGGTGGCGCTCGGCAAAGGCAGTATCGATTGGGTCAAGACGTTCACCGCTGCAAAAGTGGGCGGGGTCAAGAACTACTACGTAGAGCAAAACTGGGAGCTCACGCAACAGAGCGTTGCATATCTCAAAATGCTGAACGTGTGA
- a CDS encoding Gfo/Idh/MocA family oxidoreductase produces the protein MKNSPSHTENTNADGNLSRRQFMQAGGAAAAGISIVPRHVLGGQGFVAPSEKVTLACIGFGTQAVREIGGILASPDVQVVAMCDVEKDGENYLEWEKGEVRNVVRELLQEPGWREGINHPPGGRDVGKEIVETYYAKQRGKARFKGCATYVDFRELLEKEEDVTAVKVMTPDHTHAAAAVAALKKGKNVVMHKPLANRLLEARLVVETARAKNIATHFLPASDGSRVKPALDMITSGAIGTLREIHNWSSRPMWPQFATVPTDTPPIPAGFDWDLWLGPSLERPYHPNYTHTNFRGWYEFGGGSIADMGHYSLWPIFQLLDLDSPVIVESAPSHVCAVSDLVCERINNDYSFPTACTVRMRFAPKGNRGAVDIFWYDGGVRPPTPDELLAENKELDEEGMLFIGDQGKILGGFRAEEPQLIPEAKMRAYQAANNPAEPAPRQRGNRNSAWISAFKGGQASYGDFTLAGPISDAMNLAAVSLRLGGRRLLWDSSNATITNVPEANKHLTREYRAGWEM, from the coding sequence ATGAAAAACAGTCCTTCGCACACAGAAAACACAAACGCTGACGGCAACCTTTCTCGGCGCCAGTTCATGCAGGCGGGCGGCGCGGCAGCTGCCGGCATCTCTATCGTCCCACGACATGTGCTGGGCGGCCAGGGGTTCGTTGCGCCCAGCGAGAAAGTGACTTTGGCCTGCATCGGTTTCGGGACACAGGCCGTTCGGGAGATCGGCGGCATACTTGCGAGCCCGGACGTCCAGGTCGTTGCCATGTGCGATGTCGAGAAGGACGGCGAGAACTACCTGGAATGGGAAAAGGGCGAGGTCCGGAACGTAGTCCGGGAGCTGCTTCAGGAACCCGGTTGGAGAGAAGGTATCAACCATCCGCCGGGGGGCCGGGATGTCGGCAAGGAGATTGTCGAAACCTATTACGCCAAACAGCGCGGTAAGGCACGGTTCAAGGGATGCGCCACCTATGTGGATTTCCGTGAATTGCTGGAGAAAGAAGAAGACGTGACCGCGGTGAAGGTGATGACGCCGGATCACACGCACGCCGCCGCGGCTGTCGCGGCCCTGAAAAAGGGAAAGAATGTGGTCATGCACAAGCCGCTGGCGAATCGGCTGTTGGAGGCCCGGCTCGTCGTCGAGACCGCCCGCGCGAAGAACATTGCCACGCATTTCCTGCCGGCCAGTGACGGCTCACGTGTGAAACCGGCGCTGGACATGATCACGAGCGGCGCCATCGGCACGCTGCGGGAGATCCACAACTGGTCGAGCCGTCCCATGTGGCCTCAATTCGCGACTGTGCCCACCGACACGCCTCCGATCCCTGCGGGATTCGACTGGGACCTCTGGTTGGGCCCATCGTTGGAGCGCCCGTATCACCCCAATTACACCCACACCAATTTCCGCGGCTGGTATGAGTTTGGGGGCGGATCGATTGCCGACATGGGACACTACAGTCTCTGGCCCATATTCCAACTCCTTGATCTGGATTCGCCTGTCATTGTGGAGTCCGCTCCGAGCCACGTGTGTGCTGTTTCAGACCTGGTTTGCGAGCGGATCAATAACGATTATTCATTTCCCACGGCGTGTACGGTTCGTATGCGATTTGCGCCCAAAGGGAATCGAGGCGCCGTGGACATCTTCTGGTATGACGGAGGCGTCAGGCCGCCCACCCCTGACGAGCTCCTCGCGGAGAACAAGGAACTCGATGAGGAAGGGATGCTGTTTATTGGCGACCAGGGGAAGATCCTCGGCGGTTTCCGCGCGGAAGAACCTCAATTGATACCCGAAGCAAAGATGCGCGCTTACCAAGCGGCCAACAATCCGGCCGAGCCCGCCCCGCGCCAGCGGGGCAACCGCAATTCGGCCTGGATCAGCGCTTTCAAAGGAGGCCAGGCCAGTTACGGGGATTTCACACTTGCGGGCCCGATTTCCGACGCGATGAACCTGGCGGCTGTTTCATTGCGGCTGGGCGGCAGAAGACTTCTTTGGGATTCGTCCAATGCAACGATCACGAACGTTCCCGAGGCAAACAAGCACCTTACCCGCGAGTATCGTGCGGGCTGGGAAATGTAA
- the mprF gene encoding bifunctional lysylphosphatidylglycerol flippase/synthetase MprF, translating into MDNTAIDSSGYSFRSILHKAAPAVGIAAFLAAGMSIHHEFRNVHYQELREAFHAISSGHIALAAFLTALGYFILTLYDVLAFRYASIPMPYHRLALVSFSGYALSNNVGYSFLSGGAIRYRLYSSWGVSAGDIARIIAFCTLTGWLGFAAMGGAACLLEPRGVFPPLFPAQFRLPLGVGLTGISACYLAASLSGRANLHWKKWRLELPSGRLAIGQVLVGVADLSVTAWVAYCLMSFDTPIGFPSFAGFFMLALLAGLVSQVPGGLGVFETVLIACLTPYAPSARILTALIVFRVLYYLTPLLLAVTVLGIYELAQRRIVFGRASQTIRALSPIAPDAFAFLTLIAGCVLLLSGASPPASGRIALLESRIPLPLLETSHFAASLVGVALLLVARALQRRVDAAYWGVVALLLVGIVVSLVKGLDYEEAVLLGLILAALLPCRGEFYRKGSLLSPRLGLAWTVGVAMVLASSFWLGLFAHKHVEYSSQLWWQFEFSKSAPRSLRAAVGVGILVACFGLTRLLRPAPAGKLAADTSVSGSIRRIIATSTDTCAFLALLGDKRFVVDTSDCGFIMYNVAGRCAVAMGDPVGPESVRRELAWQFRELCDRQGLMQVFYEVRPENLYLYADLGLMSVKIGEEAHVNLASFSLDGSGRKTERHILNRLERESTAFHIVEREEVPALLPELETISNDWLRHKKTREKGFSLGFFDPKYLVQFRHAILRQDGRIVAFANLFETKGKEELSIDLMRHSENAPAGVMDYLFLRLMLWGKEQGFQDLNLGMAPLSGIEKRQASPLWNRVAALVFEHGERFYNFQGLRRYKEKFHPEWQPRYVAAPARATAFPQAIASIAKLVNRGIKGSVAK; encoded by the coding sequence ATGGATAATACGGCCATAGATAGCAGCGGCTATTCGTTCCGCTCCATCTTGCACAAGGCCGCTCCTGCAGTGGGCATCGCGGCGTTCTTGGCGGCGGGAATGTCCATCCATCACGAGTTTCGCAACGTCCACTACCAGGAATTGCGCGAGGCCTTTCACGCCATATCCTCTGGGCATATTGCACTGGCCGCGTTTCTTACCGCTTTGGGGTACTTCATCCTGACCCTCTACGACGTGTTGGCATTTCGCTATGCCTCTATTCCGATGCCGTATCACCGCCTTGCGCTGGTATCCTTCTCGGGGTACGCCCTCAGCAACAACGTGGGGTATTCTTTCTTGAGCGGTGGCGCTATCCGCTACCGCCTTTATTCGAGCTGGGGGGTTTCCGCGGGCGATATTGCCCGTATTATCGCTTTCTGTACGCTCACCGGGTGGTTGGGCTTTGCCGCGATGGGCGGCGCGGCGTGTCTCCTGGAACCGAGGGGTGTGTTTCCGCCGCTTTTCCCCGCGCAGTTTCGTCTTCCCCTCGGGGTTGGCTTGACCGGTATAAGCGCATGTTACCTGGCAGCAAGTCTTTCAGGGCGTGCAAACCTCCACTGGAAAAAGTGGCGCCTCGAGCTACCTTCCGGAAGACTCGCGATCGGCCAGGTGTTGGTGGGCGTCGCCGATTTATCTGTAACAGCGTGGGTTGCTTATTGCCTGATGTCGTTTGATACGCCCATCGGTTTTCCCTCCTTTGCCGGTTTCTTCATGTTGGCGCTCCTCGCCGGATTGGTAAGCCAAGTCCCCGGCGGCCTCGGCGTGTTTGAAACGGTCCTCATTGCTTGTCTGACGCCCTATGCGCCCTCCGCGCGCATTCTTACCGCGCTGATCGTGTTTCGTGTGCTCTACTACCTGACGCCTCTGCTACTTGCCGTGACGGTCCTCGGAATATATGAACTTGCCCAACGGCGTATTGTGTTTGGCCGCGCCTCGCAGACAATCCGGGCCCTCTCGCCAATCGCCCCCGATGCCTTTGCGTTTCTGACTCTTATTGCGGGATGCGTTCTGCTCCTTTCCGGGGCGTCTCCTCCGGCGTCCGGGCGAATCGCTCTGCTTGAATCCAGGATCCCCCTGCCGCTCCTGGAGACTTCTCATTTTGCAGCCAGCCTTGTCGGTGTGGCGCTCCTTCTCGTGGCCCGGGCGCTTCAGCGGCGCGTCGACGCGGCCTATTGGGGGGTAGTGGCGCTGTTATTGGTTGGCATAGTGGTTTCTCTCGTCAAAGGGTTGGACTACGAAGAAGCCGTGCTCCTCGGGCTGATTCTGGCTGCGTTGTTGCCGTGCCGAGGGGAGTTTTACCGCAAGGGTTCGCTTTTGTCTCCTCGCCTGGGCCTGGCATGGACCGTGGGTGTCGCTATGGTCCTCGCCAGTAGTTTCTGGCTGGGTTTGTTCGCGCATAAGCATGTCGAATACTCCTCGCAACTCTGGTGGCAGTTCGAGTTCAGTAAGAGTGCCCCGCGATCACTGCGAGCCGCTGTCGGAGTGGGTATCCTGGTCGCATGTTTCGGGTTGACGCGACTGCTGCGGCCGGCGCCAGCCGGAAAACTTGCCGCGGACACGTCTGTGTCCGGCTCCATACGCAGGATCATAGCTACATCGACTGACACATGCGCCTTCTTGGCGTTGCTGGGAGATAAACGGTTCGTGGTGGACACCTCGGACTGCGGCTTCATCATGTACAATGTGGCTGGACGTTGCGCGGTTGCCATGGGCGACCCTGTCGGCCCGGAGAGTGTCCGGCGCGAACTCGCCTGGCAGTTCCGGGAACTCTGCGATCGCCAGGGACTCATGCAAGTCTTCTACGAGGTCAGACCCGAGAATCTTTACCTCTACGCCGACTTGGGCCTGATGTCCGTCAAGATAGGCGAAGAAGCCCACGTAAACCTCGCGTCTTTCTCCCTCGATGGCTCGGGCCGGAAGACGGAACGCCATATCCTGAACAGGCTCGAACGCGAAAGTACGGCCTTTCACATTGTCGAGCGTGAGGAGGTGCCCGCCCTGCTGCCCGAACTCGAGACGATCTCGAATGATTGGCTGCGTCACAAGAAAACACGAGAGAAAGGGTTCTCACTCGGTTTTTTCGATCCGAAATACCTTGTCCAGTTTCGTCATGCCATTCTGAGGCAGGACGGACGCATTGTGGCCTTCGCGAACCTCTTCGAAACCAAGGGCAAGGAAGAGCTCAGCATAGATCTCATGCGCCATTCCGAAAACGCTCCCGCCGGAGTCATGGACTACCTCTTTCTTAGACTTATGCTTTGGGGCAAAGAGCAAGGATTCCAGGACTTGAATCTCGGCATGGCGCCCCTCTCTGGCATTGAGAAACGGCAAGCTTCACCCCTGTGGAACCGCGTGGCAGCGCTTGTCTTCGAACATGGCGAGCGGTTCTACAACTTTCAAGGCCTGCGCCGCTACAAGGAGAAGTTCCATCCCGAATGGCAGCCCCGCTACGTCGCGGCGCCTGCCAGGGCTACAGCTTTTCCACAAGCAATCGCCAGCATTGCCAAGTTGGTAAACCGCGGGATTAAAGGATCCGTGGCCAAATGA
- a CDS encoding class I SAM-dependent methyltransferase, with protein MAETVPALRRLDRSAYPELTGYSDEEIWRDNEGPGALYLAARLSRHMGVKKGGLVLDLGCGKGESSIFLARHLSVRVVAVDLWTEATFLAGKFTRRGYGSRILPLTLDARRPLPFSKGFFDAVFCMNSLSFFGGDADSLRRLVSHIKPGGSLVAGGECMSGKFTDEQRRDPPKVYSFAEGVWENGFLKLHSPAWWRELFIASEVLDVRECAELDDGVVMHEEMLTAASPRGYLGVSAAQTRELEMRQVLYGREHDPRMTVFLAAASRKR; from the coding sequence ATGGCTGAAACGGTGCCGGCCCTTCGTCGGCTCGACAGGAGTGCCTACCCTGAATTGACCGGGTACTCGGACGAGGAGATTTGGCGCGACAATGAGGGCCCCGGTGCGCTCTATCTGGCCGCACGGCTCTCGCGCCACATGGGAGTGAAGAAAGGCGGTCTCGTTCTGGATCTTGGCTGCGGCAAGGGGGAGTCCTCGATCTTCCTGGCCAGGCATCTCAGCGTCCGCGTGGTCGCCGTCGATCTGTGGACAGAAGCAACGTTTCTTGCCGGCAAATTCACGCGTCGCGGCTACGGGTCCCGGATCCTGCCTCTTACGTTGGACGCGCGGAGACCCCTGCCCTTCTCAAAGGGTTTCTTCGATGCGGTCTTCTGCATGAACTCCCTGAGTTTCTTCGGCGGCGACGCGGATTCTCTACGCCGGCTTGTCAGCCACATCAAGCCGGGCGGTTCCCTGGTCGCCGGCGGGGAGTGCATGAGCGGGAAGTTCACGGACGAACAGAGACGCGACCCTCCGAAAGTCTACAGCTTCGCCGAAGGCGTATGGGAGAACGGCTTCCTGAAACTCCATTCGCCAGCGTGGTGGCGGGAGCTGTTCATAGCCTCTGAGGTCCTGGACGTGCGCGAATGCGCCGAACTCGACGATGGCGTCGTTATGCATGAAGAGATGTTGACTGCCGCTTCGCCGCGCGGGTACCTTGGGGTGAGTGCTGCACAGACGAGGGAGCTGGAAATGCGGCAAGTGCTGTACGGCCGCGAACATGACCCGCGGATGACGGTATTCCTTGCCGCTGCTTCGAGGAAGCGATAG